The Amaranthus tricolor cultivar Red isolate AtriRed21 chromosome 6, ASM2621246v1, whole genome shotgun sequence genome has a segment encoding these proteins:
- the LOC130814489 gene encoding cytochrome P450 710A1-like, producing MINYLTEIWVSLKWASAYLATFIVLLILLEQITYLKKKANIPGPPLVLPFFGNVFSLVRNPAKFWDIQADYAKSSRLGISANYIIGKFMIFTWDSEMSHKIFANVSPDAFQLIGHPFGKKLFGEHNMIYLYGQEHKDLRRRIAPNFTPKALATYSDIQQIVILKHLRKWTDLSRNGAEAFGIRLLAREMNLETSQNVFAGPYLDKDARERFKIDYNYFNIGVIALPIDLPFFAFRNARFAVDRLVRTLSQCVEQSKLKMIANEEPKCLIDYWMQDMVREERESGTEFQTPPPNCSNREIAAHVFDFLFAAQDASTSSLLWAVTLLDSHREVLKKVREEVESIWNPESNTLITPEQLVSMKYTLAVAREVVRYRAPATLVPHVAREDFQIVENYTIPKGTLIFPSVYESSFQGFSDPHRFDPDRFYSEERREEQVYKRNFLVFGAGGHQCVGQRYALNLLVLFIAMFASLVEFKRHRSDGCDDLNFCPTICPKDDCVISVSKRFGQFPTLGFSLP from the coding sequence atgataaattatttaACCGAAATTTGGGTAAGTCTAAAATGGGCAAGTGCGTATTTAGCAACATTTATAGTACTACTAATCTTATTAGAGCAAATCACATACTTAAAGAAGAAAGCTAACATACCAGGTCCACCATTGGTGTTACCATTCTTCGGCAATGTCTTCTCCCTCGTTCGAAATCCGGCCAAGTTCTGGGACATCCAAGCAGACTACGCCAAATCTTCTCGTCTTGGAATATCAGCCAATTACATCATCGGAAAGTTCATGATCTTCACTTGGGATTCTGAAATGAGCCACAAAATCTTCGCTAATGTGAGCCCTGATGCGTTTCAGCTCATTGGTCATCCGTTTGGGAAGAAATTGTTTGGAGAACATAATATGATTTACTTGTATGGGCAAGAACATAAGGATCTTCGCCGTCGAATTGCGCCTAATTTTACGCCGAAAGCTTTGGCTACGTATTCGGATATTCAGCAGATTGTTATCCTTAAGCATTTGCGAAAATGGACTGATTTGAGCAGAAACGGGGCAGAAGCGTTCGGGATTCGCTTGCTTGCTAGAGAAATGAATCTAGAAACTTCTCAGAATGTTTTTGCTGGACCTTACCTTGATAAAGATGCTCGTGAACGATTCAAAATTGACTATAATTACTTCAATATTGGCGTTATCGCTCTTCCAATCGATCTTCCATTTTTCGCGTTCAGAAATGCGCGATTCGCTGTAGATCGACTAGTTAGGACGCTTTCGCAATGCGTCGAACAAAGCAAGTTGAAAATGATTGCAAATGAGGAACCAAAATGTTTAATCGATTACTGGATGCAAGACATGGTTCGAGAAGAAAGAGAATCAGGAACAGAGTTCCAAACTCCACCACCAAATTGTAGTAACCGTGAAATCGCCGCTCATGTATTCGACTTCCTCTTCGCCGCACAAGATGCGTCTACATCATCCTTACTATGGGCCGTCACGTTACTAGATTCCCACCGAGAAGTCCTCAAGAAAGTTAGAGAAGAAGTGGAATCAATCTGGAACCCAGAATCCAACACTCTAATCACACCAGAACAACTCGTATCCATGAAATACACCCTAGCGGTGGCGCGTGAGGTTGTAAGGTACCGCGCACCAGCCACACTAGTACCACACGTAGCGCGTGAGGATTTCCAAATCGTTGAAAACTACACCATTCCTAAAGGAACCCTAATTTTCCCTTCAGTGTATGAATCATCCTTTCAAGGGTTCAGTGACCCGCACCGATTCGACCCGGACCGATTCTACTCAGAAGAAAGAAGAGAAGAACAGGTTTACAAGAGGAATTTCTTGGTATTTGGTGCAGGTGGACATCAATGCGTAGGGCAAAGATACGCGCTGAATTTGCTGGTATTGTTCATCGCTATGTTTGCAAGCTTGGTTGAGTTTAAACGACATCGTAGTGATGGATGTGATGATTTGAATTTTTGTCCTACTATTTGCCCTAAAGATGATTGTGTGATTTCTGTTTCTAAACGGTTTGGTCAATTTCCTACTCTTGGTTTCTCTCTCCCTTGA